TGTGGCCCAGGATCTCCTGCACCACCTTGGGGTGCACGCCCTGCTTGATCAGCAGCGCCGCGCAGGTGTGGCGCAGGTCGTGGAAGCGAATGTGCGGCATCAACTCCTCTGGCGTCGGCTCCCTCCCCTGCTCTTTCGCCCGCTCGGTCGCCTCCCGGTTGATGGCCCGCAGGGCCCGGGTCAGCTCATGGTTGACCCAGGTCGGGTCGATGGGCGTGCCGTTGTCCTTGCAGAAGACCAGCCCGAAGTCCCGGTAGTCCTGAGCGTAGAAGTCCCGCCCCTGGCTGACCGCCAGCATCCGATCCAGCAGCGCCCGGCGCACGAAGTCGGCCATGGGGATGCGCTTGCCCCGCTCCCGCTTTGGCAGCCCCAGTACGGGCCCATCGGGGGTGCGGTCCTCCAGGCTCTTGCGGATATACAGGGCCCCGCGGGCGAAGTCCACGGAATCCCACGTCAGGCCCAAAAGTTCGCTCTTCCGGCAGCCGGTTCCCAGGGCTACTGCGACCAACGGCCCCAGCGGGTGGGGCTTCGGCTCGTCGGGCTTCTCGCGCCGCTCCTGCTCGGGCCGGGTGTCGGCCAGGTACGCCAGCAGCCTCTCGGCCTGCTCTGCCGTCAGACGTGTGGCCTGGTACTTCTTGGGCCGGGGCGGCGGAAGCTGATCCGCCACGTTGCGGCCGACGTAGCCCCACTCGACG
This portion of the Bacillota bacterium genome encodes:
- a CDS encoding tyrosine-type recombinase/integrase translates to MPTIEKVETGIYRRGNSYLVPVYAGRDPITGKERRKWATARTLDEARRLRRQMQQEVEKSGHVPAQRMTLAEFLREKFIPEHVERKRIKTQRGYKDIIEDHLLPGLGAVRLDRLTREHLAVYFREKRKAGLSEQTLLHHFRLIHKALNCAVEWGYVGRNVADQLPPPRPKKYQATRLTAEQAERLLAYLADTRPEQERREKPDEPKPHPLGPLVAVALGTGCRKSELLGLTWDSVDFARGALYIRKSLEDRTPDGPVLGLPKRERGKRIPMADFVRRALLDRMLAVSQGRDFYAQDYRDFGLVFCKDNGTPIDPTWVNHELTRALRAINREATERAKEQGREPTPEELMPHIRFHDLRHTCAALLIKQGVHPKVVQEILGHSSIQVTMDIYGDLLPGVDEGATRKLDELFPSPREALG